The DNA region CGTGCCCGAGGAGACGGCGCTAGTCGTGTACTCGTTTTCGGACCTGATCGACGCCCTCGCCGCCGTTCCCCGCGCGCTCGCCCACGCCGTCAGCGCCGTCGAGTTGATGGACGACGAGGTGTTCCGCCTCGCTCGGGAGTCGGAGGGCTACGCGACCTACGCCGAGGCCCTCCCCGAGGAGGCTGCTGCGGCGCTCATGCTCGAGTTCGACTCAGAGATAGTCGAGGACTTCGAGGACGCCATCGCAAAAACGACGGCGGAGTTCGTCGACGACGGCGACGCCTTCGACGCCGTCGAGGCCTACACCGACGACGCCCAGGGCGACCTCTGGAAGCTCCGAAAGGCGGCGATCCCGCTCCTTATGAGCATGGACGGCGACCCCAAGCCCTACCCGTTCATCGAGGACGCCTCCGTGCCGCCGGCCGAACTGGCCACCTACGTCCGGCGGTTCGAGGAGATCCTGCGAGACCACGGCACCTCGGCGGCGTACTTCGCCCACGCGGGCGCCGGTACCCTCCACATTCGCCCCATCCTGAACCTCAAGGAGGAGGACGGCGTCGAGACGATGCAGGCCATCACCGAGGACGTGACCGATCTCGTGCTCGAGCACGACGGCGCCTTCTCCGGGGAACACGGCGACGGGAAGGCCCGGACGGCGTTCACGCCCAAGATGTACGGCGAGGACCTGTGGGCGGCGTTCAAAGAGACGAAGACGGCCTTCGACCCTGAATGGCGCCTCCACCCCGGCAACGTCGTCTACCGCGACGGCCCTAACGACGTCGGCCCGGATACCGAGCGAGGCGTCGGCGCCGACATGCGTGAGAACCTGCGGTACGGGCCCGCCTACCGCTCGATCGAGCCACGGTCGACGCTCTCGTTCGACGACGAGGGCGGCTTCGCTCACCTCGTCGAACTGTGTAACGGCTGTGGTACCTGCCGCCAGACCGATAGCGACGTGATGTGCCCGACCTATCGCGCCTCCGGCGAGGAGATTCAGACGACGCGCGGGCGGGCGAACCTGCTCCGGGCAGCCATCTCCGGCGAACTTCCCCCGGAGGAACTGTACTCCGAACGGTTCCAGTCCGAGGTACTCGACCTCTGTGTCGGCTGTAAGGGCTGCTCGAGCGACTGCCCGACGGGCGTCGACCTGGCGAAGCTCAAGGCGGCGGTCAAACACCAGTACCACCAGGATCAGGGCGCGAGCCTGCGGACGAAGCTGTTCACGAACATCGACCGGCTGGCGGCCCTCGCGAGCGCCGTCGCGCCCGTCTCGAACCGCGTCCCCGACTTGCCTGGCGTTCGACCCGTGATGGAGCGAACCCTGGGAATCGCCCGCGACCGTCATCTACCATCGTTCGAACGGGAGACGTTCCACGACTGGTGGGACGAACGCGGCGGTCCCGCCGTTCCGGAATCCGACGCCGAGGCCGCCGTCGTCCTCTTCTCCGACACCTTCACAACTTACAGTGAACCTGGCCCCGGGAAAGCCGCGGTTCGCCTGCTCGAGGCCGCCGGCGTTCACGTTCGCGTTCCGACCGACCTCGCCCCCAGCGGCCGGGCGGCCTACTCGATGGGGCTGCTCGAGGAGGCCCGAAACCGGGCGAAACGCAACGTCCGCGCGCTGGCTCCCTACGCCGACCGCGGCTGGTCGGTCGTCTTCGTCGAGCCCTCCGACGCCGTGATGTTCCAGGACGAGTACCGCGACCTGCTCGCCGACGGTGCGAACGTCGACTCGCGGGCGCTCGAGGCCGTCTCGAGCGCGGCGTTCGGCGTCCTCGAGTACGTCGAACGGGCGGGCCTCGATCGGGAACTCGAGTTCGACGCACCAGGCGAGTCGCTGACCTACCATGGCCACTGCAACCAGAAGGCGCAGGGGACCGACCACCACGCCGTGGGCGTCCTTCGTCGGGCCGGCTACGCCGTCGACCCGCTGGACTCGACGTGCTGCGGGATGGCCGGGTCGTTCGGCTACGAGGCCGAGCACTACGATCTGTCGGTGGCCATCGGGAACCTGCTCGCCGACCAGGTCGAGGCGAGTCCAGGCGACCGCGTGACGGCCACCGGCACCTCCTGTCGGAGTCAACTCGTCCAGGTGCTCGCAGGCGAGGGCGAAGACGATGACGAGATGGAGCGCCCACCCCATCCCGTGGAACTGGTCGAGCAGGCGCGCCTCGAGTGACCGACTCGAGCGGTGGCCGAGTAGCTACTCCGACCGTTTGCCCGCCGCGGATTTGCGTAAGCGGGGACGCCCTCTTAGTGCCGGGCTGTCGAACGCCTTCTATGGCATCGATACCGACCGACTTCCACGACATGTTCGAGAAGCAAACGTTCGCCCACGTCGCCACCCTGCTCCCGGACGGGGCGCCCCACGTTACGCCGGTGTGGGTCGACTACGACGCCGACGCGGATCGCCTGCTGGTGAACACTGAACGCGACCGACGCAAGACGAAGAACGCTCGAAACGACTCGCGGATCGCGATCAGCATGACCGACCCGGACAACCCCTATCGGATGCTGTCGGTGACGGGCGAAGTCGACGAGGTCACGACGGACGGTGCGCGCGAGCACATCAACGAACTGGCCCAGCGATACATGGGCGAGGACGAGTATCCGAACCCGATTCAGTCCGAACGCGTCATCATCTCGATCAAACCCGAACACGTCAGCAGTTTCGAAGGGTAGCTCGTCGGATCGAGCGACGATCCTCTCGTGCCCTTCAGCACGGACGCAGTGTCCGATAACGTGTCTTTCACGTTCCGTGATCAACGGAGTGGCTATGTGGGTCGTTAACGTAGGTCGGTTGAACTCGAGACTCCGTGACGCCACTCACCGGGAGCACCCCTGTCACGTCGGGTCTCGAACACAGAGGTGATCACCATGGAATACATATACGCAGCTCTCATTCTGCACGAAGCCGATCGAGAGATTTCCGAAGAGAGCGTGACCGACGTTCTGGAGGCCGCCGGCGTCGACGTCGAGGAGTCTCGCGTCAAGGCGCTCGTCGCCGCGCTCGAGGACGTGGACGTCGCGGAAGCCGTTGCCGAGGCGGCCGTTGGCGCGCCGGCGTCCGCCGCCGCTACCGCCGAGACAGAAGAACCGGAGGAGGAGGCGGACGAGGAACCCGAAGAAGAAGAGCCCGAAGATGAGGACGAAGACGTGTCGGGCGAAGGGCTCGGGGAGCTGTTCGGGTAGTCCCGTCCGGACCAGGCCTCGAGACCCGCCCTGCGCTCCACGCATCGAGCATCGCCTCGAGACCCTACGTCTCGAACCCTCCTTCGACGTCGGGCCCCTCGTCGCCCCGTTCGACGTAGCCGTCGTCCAGCATCTCGGCGACGGTTCGCCCGAGGCCGTCTCGTGGTCGATGTCGAGGGCTTTGCGCCGCTCGGCCGACACTGACGAAGCTGAGTAGTCCACGGCGCTCGCGTCGCCGTCCCAGTAGAAACGAGTTGCTCGAGGAGGTCCGCCTCGAGCGCGAGTCGTAGTTCGTCGTCGGTCAGGTCGATGTTCCCCGCTCACTCGTTGAATCTCCTTCCAGGGCCGTCGCGGAGGAACGCCTCGAGTTCGTCGCGGCGAAATGCGTCGGGCCCACCGAGTGCGTTGACCTTTCATCGCGTGCTGCATTCGCACTTCACAGCTTGCATGGTCTGGGCGAACTACCGAGATGCTGTCAGTTTAGGCATACGAGTTACAGAGAGTCAAGGAGAAAGCCCACGACTTTAGTCGGGGGATGAATCCGACAACCCGAGACACAAACCACGAAAATTAAGTATTCTGATAGCTTACATTTGAGTAAGTCGGACTCGCGGCGAAAACTGGAGTTGGATTGGGGGTCTCCATCAACAAAAAGCAACCCTGCGCTGCGAACGGCTTGCTCTCCCGATAGGGAGGAAGGGCGATGGCACGTCCCGTGCGGTGCAAGCAGATACCAAGCACACTACGTCTCATCTGAGGCCTGACGCATACGCGCACAAACCAGAGTACCACCATCTCGATGGGAATTCCGCTTCCGGGGACACAGGAACGGCCTGCTGTCCCACGGAAGGAATCCCACGACTGAAGTCGTGGGTGGATGTCAAAGGACGCGTTTTCATCATAGCCTCTTTTTTTATACAGCACCCGAATTGAACTGTTTGCAATATCATTCGACGCTGACAGTCTCCCCTCTGTGGCAACAACCTATCCCGATCTTCGGTGTGGTTCCGATATGCGTCTCGTGCAAGTTTTCGTGCCACAGGGAGATAGAGAACTCGTCCTCGAGACGGCGGATAGGACGGGCGTTGACTATGCCGTCTCCGAGGAAACGAGCCGCGGAGAATTTGAGGCGGTGGTCTCGATCCCCGTACCGCCGGCCGCCGTCGAACCACTCCTCTCGTCGTTTCGATCCGCCGGTCTCGCTGAGGACTCGTACATCGTTGTCACGGCCGCAGAAACGATTGTCTCGAACCGAACGACCGAACTCACCGGGAGGTTTGGCGCGACCAGGATCTCGCGGGAGGAACTACAGGCGCGTGCGGAAGACCTCGCGCCCGCCACTTCGACGTACGTCATCTTGCTTGTCGTGAGTACGATCATCTCGACCGCCGGGCTGTTGCTCGATTCCGCCGCGACGATCATCGGTGCGATGGTCGTTGCTCCGTTGATGGGGCCGGCGCTCGCGGCGAGCGTCGGTGTCGTTGTCGACGAGGACGAACTCGCTACTCGCGGTGTCGTCCTTCAGGTGGGTGGACTCGCGGCTGCGATCGTGACAGCAGCATTGGTCGGCTGGCTGCTTAGAGGGACGGTACTGCTCCCGCCTGGGCTCGACATCACGACGATTCCCCAGGTCAGAGAGCGGATCACCCCCAACGCTCTTGCGCTCTTTCTCGCACTCGGCTCTGGTGTCGCCGGGGTCATTAGTCTCACTCGCAATGTCGGCTCGGTTCTCGTCGGCGTCGCCATCGCCGTCGCACTCGTCCCACCCGCCGCGACCGCCGGGCTCGGAATCGCCTGGGGATCCCCCATGGTCGTCGTCACCGCCGGGACGCTCGTCCTCGTCAACTTACTCTCGATCAACCTCACCGCACTGATCTTGCTCTGGATCTCTGGCTATCGCCCCCAACAAACGGCGAACATCGAGCGCGTCTATGGCCGGTTACGGTCACGCGTCGTCGTTCTCGTCGTCGCGATTGCCGTGCTCTCGGTCGTTCTCGGCGCCGTCACCTACGGGACTTACCAGTCCGCCACGGTCGAACACGATATCCAATCCGAACTGGAAACGATGAGCGACGATCCTGCTTTCGCGGAGCTGCAGTTCCGCGAGATCGATGTCGACTACGAACCCCACGATGTCTACACCGGTACCCAACCGTCGGTGACGGTGCTCGTCGAACGGCCACCAGGCGAGCAAGAACCCGACGACTTCGCCGATCGAGTGCGCGACCGCCTGGAATCTGCGACCGGCGTCGACCTCCAGGTCATCGTGGAATTGGTCGACATGCAACGGAGCGGTTGACATCCTACCCGCGCTAAAGCGCGAGCTTTTGGGCCTGTTCATCCCATAACCGTTCCCTGCTCGCCGTCAAATCACCACCGCTCGCACACAGTTCGAGAAAATAATAGAAGGATTACATTACCCTCCGATGTAGCTCGTACCATGTTGAGTTCCGTCTGCGCGCCGCTCGCCCAAGAGCCCACGGTACAGCCGGAGCTCACGACGGACATCCTCGTTGTGCTGGGCGTCGTCGTGCTCGCGCTCGTGCTCTTTCTCACCGAGCGGTTACCGATTGATGTGACCGCAATCCTGCTCATCGTCGTCCTCGCTGTGCTGGAGCCATGGACGGGCGTCGATCCGAGCACCGGCATCTCGGGGTTCGCCAACGACGCGACAATCACGGTGTTGGCGATGCTCATCCTGAGCGGCGGCATCGCCCGTACTGGACTCGTCCAGGAACTCGGTCATCGGATGGCAGCGTTCGCAGGCGACAGCATTCGGAAACAGCTGTTTGTCACTGTCCTCGCCACAAGCCCGGCTTCCGGGTTTCTCAACAACACGCCCGTCGTTGCATTGCTTGTTCCCGTCGTGACTGACATCGCAAACCGAGGAAATACCTCTCCATCAAAGCTGCTCATCCCGCTCTCGTACGCTTCGCAGGTCGGCGGCATGCTCACCCTCATCGGGACCTCCACGAACATCCTCGCTAGCGACATCAGCGCCCGTCTCGGGGCCGATTACCCCGAGCTCCACCGATTCTCGATGTTCGAGTTCACCCAACTTGGCGTGATCGTCGTCCTCACCGGGGGCCTCTACCTGATCTTTGTCGGACACTATCTCTTACCCGAGCGCATACCGCCGCAGGCGGACTACGTCGCTGAATACAAGGTCGGTGACTACATCGCCGACGTAGAGATCATCGCTGACTCGCCGCTCGTCGGGGGGACGGTGGCCGACGCGACCGAACTGCTCGGTCCCGAGGTTGACGTCGTCCAGATTGTCCACGGTGGGGATCGGTTGGTCGCCCCCCGTCAGGAGACCCGTATCGAGGAGGGCGACGTACTCGTGGTCCGCACGGATCGAGACGCGATTACGATGCTCGAGGGCGTCGCAGCTGTCGAACTCGTCGGCAATCCGCAATCGGCCGCAGAAATCGAGCCAGCCGACTCAGAGGGCATACTCACCGAATTGGTCGTCTCGCTCGACTCGCAGCTCGTCGGAGAACGACTGGATCCCGAGCACTTCCGCGAGGAGTTCAACGCAGCCGTACTCGGCCTGCGTCACCGTGGAGAACTCGTCGCAGAGCGAATCGTCGGACGGCGCCTGGAGGTCGGCGATACGCTCCTCGTACAGGCGCCGCCGGAAACGTTGGATCGCCTCTCCAGAGGCGACGACGTGATCGTCGCTCGGGAACCACCCCGGCGCGAGTACCGTTCAGACAAAGCGCCGATCGCCGTCGCAATCATGATCGGCGTCGTCGCCGTCGCCGCACTGGAACTCTACCCCATCCTGCTCTCGGCGCTTGCGGGCGTTGTTGCGATGGTCGTCACCGGCGTCCTCGAGCCGAACGAGCTGTACGACGCCGTCGAGTGGGACATCATCTTCCTGTTGGCGGGCGTCATCCCGCTGGGGATCGCCCTCGAGCAAACCGGCGCAGCCGCGTATCTCGCTTTCTTGGTCGTCTCAACCGCGGGCTTCCTCCCTACGCTCGTCGTGCTATGGTTGTTCTACATCGTGACCGGCCTTATCACCGAGCTGGTCAGCAACAACGCAAGCGTCGTCCTCATGATTCCGGTTGCGGTGGCCGCGGCAGCGGCCATCGGTGCGAATCCGCTCGCGTTCGTCTTCGCGGTCACCTTTGCCGCCAGTACTACCTTCCTGGGTCCCATCGGCTACCAGACGAACCTGTTCGTCTACGGTCCGGGCGGCTATCGGTTCACCGACTACTTCCGGGTCGGCGCACCCCTACAGTTGCTTCTCTCGGTCGTAACCGTGCTCGGCATCGCGTTCTTCTGGGGAGTTTGATCACATCTAAGCGGGCAGGTCTCTAGTCATCTACAATCTACAGTTCTACTGACCAGCTTATCTGAATTACAGCTGTCAAAACCCCGTCCTTCAGGGCGGAAATACGGCGCGGTCCTCGTCTTGCAAACGCCCATCTCGGAAGGCTTAGGTGCCCCACAGGCGTATACTCGGATGTCAACCTGTCGGTTTCCCCGCCGGGTCTTGACGCCCCACAAACTGGCAGTTGACTCGGTGTTTACCTCATCAAAAAGTAAGCCCGTGGGACGCAGACCGACAGAAAATACCAGGTAACTCCGAGTCCCGTGCGGGATAGGAGTAACGGATGCGTGGCACCTCCACGAGTTCGTCGGACTCGAAACCGTAACTCTCCCAACGAACCGCCCATTGGTGGGCGTGGGAAGCCCCGCCGTTTACGGCGGGGAGGATGTCACGGACGTATGGCGTCGTACTCGTTGGTAACATCTCGCTGTCTGGATCCCTCCCGTGCGAGTAACGATGAAGAACTACTGACAACATGGAGCGAACAGTCATCATAGGCGGTGGGGACGCAGGACTGATCGCCGCGGCGTACTTAGAGCGAGCAGACGAGACCGACGTACTCCTCGTCTCTGAACGCGAGTACCACGTGTTCTCGTTTCTCCTCTACGACGTGATTACTGGAACGCCGCTTCGGCGAGCGCGTCTGGACATTCCAAGTACGTTCCGCGAGAAGGACGTGACCTTCGTTCGGGGCCTGGTCGAGGGTATAGACGCGACCGAGAATCGAATCGACCTCCGGAGTGGGTCGCTACATTTCGACACCCTCCTGATTGCCGTCGGCGGCGTGACGGCATACAACATCGACGACCGCAGGCACGTATTCGACATCAGGACCGACGCCCGAGAGATACAAAGCGCAGTGAACTCCCCGAACATCCGTGACGTTGTGGTCGTTGGCGGGGGACCAGTTGGCGTTGAGACCACTGCGGCGCTCTCGTCTGTTGCCGATACTGATGTAACTCTGGTAACGTCTAGTCGCCGTCTGCTCCCCGACTTCCCTCCGCGTGCCAGCAGAATTGCCGACCGGGAGTTACGACGGCGAGCCCGACTCAAAACGGGGACACAGGTAATGGAGGTGACTGAAAACGGCGTCGTGCTGGACGGTGACGATACCGAACTGAACGACTTGACTGTCTGGGCTGGTGGGGTACGGCCGAACCCCGTGATCGAGAACTTTGGCCTCGCACGAAACGAGTGCGGACTGCGCGTCGATTCGCATCTGCGTTGTCTCGACACCAACAACGTGTACGCCGCAGGTGACGTCGTCGATTACCCGGAGAAGATGAAGGACGGCTTTTCCGCCGGACTTGAAGCCAGAGCAGCTGCAAAGAACCTCCTCCGAGGACTTCGAGGCCAACGACCGATCGAACACGACGTCCGGTGGCATCCGAGAATTGTGGACCTCGGCGGGGGTAATGCTCTCCTCTCGGTGAACGGGATGGTCTATCACGGCCGAGGACCTGCGTTCGTACGAGCCGTCGCCGTCAAGGGGTATCCATTCTACTGGAAGAGTCGGTACTGAGGATTCTCCGCTATCGAAACGATACCGAGGAGCCGGTGCGCACTTTTGCAGTTTAGCCACAGCCGCCGAGAGTGGCATAGAACGATTCACACGGCAGTTGATTTCATCGGATTTGTAGTGAACGTGCTGGTAGATAGAATGTGCTTATTGACCGCTGGGATTCCTACCAATCAGCGTATCTCGCAGAAAGCTGAACTCGGACTGGAGCAGCCCAACCGATCAGTTGAGTGTATTCACGCCTCGTCACCGCTTGCAACAGGGAGCGTAAACGAGAAGGTCGCACCTTCGCCCGGTTCGGACTCGACCCAGATGTCGCCACCGTGGCGCTCGACAATGCGCTTACAGAGCGCGAGGCCGATTCCCGCTCCCGAGTGCTCGTCTTGCGCATGCAGGCTCTGGAACACCTCGAAGACACGCTCTCTGTCGTCCGGGTCGATGCCGATCCCCTCGTCGGTGACTGAGACGATTACCTCCGAACCGTTCCGCACAGCGGAAATATCTACCTGTGGTGGGTCGTCGCCGCTGTACTCGATTGCGTTAGAAAGCAGGTTCTGGAATACCTGGCGTAACTGCCCTGGGTCACCCTCGACGTAAGGCAGCGACTCTGCCGTGATCACGGCATCGCTCTCCTCGGTCACCATCTGGAGATCCGTGCGGACGTCCGCGAGAACGGCGTCCAGGTCAACCCGCTCGAAGGGATCGCCGCGCGTTTCGACCCGTGAATACTTGAGCAGCCCCTCGATCATGTCACGCATCCGGTCGGCACCGTCGATGGCGAACTCGATGAACTCCTCAGCGTCCTCGTCGAGTTCATCCGCGTAGCGGCGCTCGATCAACTGAAGATAGCTCGTGATCATCCGGAGGGGTTCTTGCAGGTCGTGTGAGGCGGCGTAGGCGAACTGTTCGAGACGCTCGTTGGATTTCTCGAGTTTCCGCTCGAACTGCTTGCGCTCAGTGATATCGGTCAGCGCACCGGGGAACGTTACTGGATTCCCGTCGTCGTCGTACTCGACGTGACCGCGCGCAACTACCCACCGGAGTTCGTCATCGGCGTCCCAGACGCGGTACTCTTCTTCATACTCTTCCCCCGATTCGATGGCGTCCTCGACCTTCCGTTTGACCCGCTCGCGATCGTCGTCGTGGATGGCCGAGATGAACTGGTCGAGCGATACGCCCTCAGTGGCCGCGTCGGGATCAATCCCGAACTTCTTCGCGAACGACGAACCCGTGACCATATTGTCGTCAGGAATATGCCACTCCCATGTCCCGACGGCGCCGGCTTCGGCCGCCGCCTCCAGTCGCTCTTTAGCATCCTCGAAATAGCGCTCACGTTCGACTCGCTCGGTTACGTCGTTCGCCGCACCCAGCCAACGAGTGATTTCGCCGTTCTCATCCAGGAGCGGTGTAGCACGAGAGGAGATCCAGGTTACTGTGCCGTCTTCACGAATGACCCGGTGTTCCAATTCGATGCTGCGTTTCGTGCGAATGGCTTCGTCAATGGCTTTCTGAACGCGCGGCTGGTCTTCGGGCGGAACGTATTTTTCGACCCACGATGGCCCTTGCTCGTCGGTGTCAGCGAGGAATCCAGACCCCTCTAAACTGTGCATCTCGCTCCAGTCTGCGTTCGCACTGAACACCACATCCGACGTGGTGGTGACCAACGCGCGAAAGCGTTCTTCGCTCTCGTGCAGTTGTTCGTACGCTTCTCGCTTTGCTTGTCGTAGTAACTCCTGTCCGCGCAGCACGATGTCCGATGCGAGCTGTGAACCCGCCCCGTCTGGATCCTGTAGCAGTTCCTGCTCGCCGTCTGCCTGGAGTTCCTGGACGATCGGTGTGATGTCCTCGACGCTGTGGATGATGTAGTCGATTTCGCCAGTCGTGTCAAATACTGGTGAATTGATCGGATTCCACCAGCGCTCCTCGAATTCGTCGCCACCGGACTCGCGGTCGGGGATCGGATAGTGCGTTACCGGCATGGTGTCCGCTTCCCCGTCCTCTATTACTCTCTCGAGCGACTCGCGCAGGTTCTCGGCGCCATCAGCCGGATTGTCGGGGTGGTTCGGAAAGATCTCGAACAACGTCTTCCCCATGATCTCCGCCCGATCGGTCATCGTCGCGTCCAGATATGCATCGCTCACGGCCACGATTTCGTAGTCCCCGGGCTGTACGATAAGATAGTTGCCGGGCACGTTCTCGAACAGTCGACGAAAGGTCGCTTCGGTGGCTCCCCTGTCCGTCTGTTTGCGTTCGCCAATTTCGCGAACGATTCCGACTGTTCCCTGCGCGGTATCACCTACGTCGAGCACGTTCACCCGAACTTCACAGCGAATCCGTTCCCCTTCGGCGGTCTCCATGATGAGCTCGAGTAACTCGCTTTGATTGGAGGCGTTCGCTCGGAGGCGGTCGATCTCACGTTCGATCGTCGCACTGTCACCACCGAAGAGCACGGACACGTGCTCGCCGAGCAGGTCCTCACGCGTGTACCCGGCAATCTCGGCGATGACGTCGTTGACCGAGACGAGGCGGCCTTCGGCGTCGAGTCGATAGATCCCATCGTCGATCGTATTGATGAGGGTCCGATAGTGCTGGAGGGCCTCGGTGTCATCCGTATCCCCCCAGAACGTCGTCTCAGAAGCCTCGGCCCGTTCGCTCATATACATGTTGAGGCCCTCGATTCGGATAAGTTCCCGGCTTAGACCGCTCCTTGTATTATCGGCAATTTGAGATCGAGCAGTACCATTCCCTGTACTGAGCAACCACTATTCTTCACAAATCGAGCCCAGCCTCGTGCAACATTCATCCTCTGTATGCAGCAGGCATCTTCCATCAACTTTTAATCATTTCAATATAGTTACCGCGCTATACGACCACGTCCCGGATCGTTCTTGTGCGGGCGCCCGAGCGTCACCATCGCGGGAGACGCCTTCGGCCAGTCGGGTCGGGGTCCGGGCCTGGTTCGGGTGATGTTTTATCGAGTTGGGGCCCGTTTTCCCCATCGATGACCCGCACGATCGAACTCGACGACGACCTCGCGGAGCGCATGGAAAGCCACCTCGAGGACGACGAAACGCTCGAGGAGTTCATCGCCGAACTGGTCGCGATCTACGAGCAGGAAGGACGATTCCTCCAAGAGGGACCTTAACGTCTGGAGACGCAGAGGGGTGCGGCGGTTTCGAACAGCTTGCTCGCCACTTCGGTATTTTCGTACTCGAGGGTGTACGTCGGTGCATGCAGTACGACGAGATCGACCTGCGAGTGCGAGAGCGCGACGGCGAACGAATACTCGAGATCGACGGCTATTTTCGGCCGTTTCCGGAGTCGAAATCCTCCGAGCATCGCCGAAATGCGATCGTCGACCTCACGGAATCACAGGCGCGACAGTTGCACGAGGACCTCGGCGAGTACCTGGCCGCGTGGAAATGAAATGCACTGGAATCGAATCGATCGTCGCTTCTCACCTTTGGAGTGCAGACCCCCGAACGCGTCGGGGATCTCATGAGTACCGTCGATCGTGCCGTCTTCGCCGTCGCGGTGCTGTCTCTGTGGATCCTCGCTCTCGCACTCGTTGGGGTGGCACTCCACGGATTTGAACTGGTGCCGTCGGACCTTCCGCTCTCGCTCACCGTCTCGCTCATGGTGCTGGGCGGCGTCTTGTACCTGCTCGCCCTGGGATTCGTCAACTACTACGGTGGGATCGACGTGCGGCTGTTCTAGCGCCGACGTGAAGAGTGGGGAAAGTGCCCGTCAGCGCGATATGCGTCGTACTCGAGTCGGTGATCGTGGCTCGACCGTCGAACGAGCGGCGCTCACTGGGACCGGATCAGGCCACCTTCTTCGCTTCCGGTTCGCGAATGATCGTCACTGACCCCGGCGAACGACGCGAGACGCGTTCGGCGACGCTCCCGAGCAGGAACCGCGACAGCCCGCGGCGGCCGTGGCTGCCGAGTACGACGTGGTCGACGTCGTTCTCTTCCGCGTAGCGCACGATGGACGACGACGCCTTCCCAATCGTCGTGCTAGTCGTCACGTCCGCGTCGTACTCCGCCGCGATATCGATCGCCTCCTCGAGCAACCGCTCGGCGGATTCCTGCGAAATTTTGTAGGCGTCGTCGGAGTAGAACCCATCCATTCCCTCGGTGCCGGACCATTCTCGAGGGTCGCTAACGTGAAGTACGTGGATCTCCGCGTCGGGATACGTCGACAGAGCGTGGTGCAACGCGGCGGTCGCCTGGGACGACTCATCGAACGCGACGAGGATTCGAGGT from Natronosalvus rutilus includes:
- a CDS encoding PAS domain-containing sensor histidine kinase, yielding MSERAEASETTFWGDTDDTEALQHYRTLINTIDDGIYRLDAEGRLVSVNDVIAEIAGYTREDLLGEHVSVLFGGDSATIEREIDRLRANASNQSELLELIMETAEGERIRCEVRVNVLDVGDTAQGTVGIVREIGERKQTDRGATEATFRRLFENVPGNYLIVQPGDYEIVAVSDAYLDATMTDRAEIMGKTLFEIFPNHPDNPADGAENLRESLERVIEDGEADTMPVTHYPIPDRESGGDEFEERWWNPINSPVFDTTGEIDYIIHSVEDITPIVQELQADGEQELLQDPDGAGSQLASDIVLRGQELLRQAKREAYEQLHESEERFRALVTTTSDVVFSANADWSEMHSLEGSGFLADTDEQGPSWVEKYVPPEDQPRVQKAIDEAIRTKRSIELEHRVIREDGTVTWISSRATPLLDENGEITRWLGAANDVTERVERERYFEDAKERLEAAAEAGAVGTWEWHIPDDNMVTGSSFAKKFGIDPDAATEGVSLDQFISAIHDDDRERVKRKVEDAIESGEEYEEEYRVWDADDELRWVVARGHVEYDDDGNPVTFPGALTDITERKQFERKLEKSNERLEQFAYAASHDLQEPLRMITSYLQLIERRYADELDEDAEEFIEFAIDGADRMRDMIEGLLKYSRVETRGDPFERVDLDAVLADVRTDLQMVTEESDAVITAESLPYVEGDPGQLRQVFQNLLSNAIEYSGDDPPQVDISAVRNGSEVIVSVTDEGIGIDPDDRERVFEVFQSLHAQDEHSGAGIGLALCKRIVERHGGDIWVESEPGEGATFSFTLPVASGDEA
- a CDS encoding universal stress protein, with the translated sequence MAPRILVAFDESSQATAALHHALSTYPDAEIHVLHVSDPREWSGTEGMDGFYSDDAYKISQESAERLLEEAIDIAAEYDADVTTSTTIGKASSSIVRYAEENDVDHVVLGSHGRRGLSRFLLGSVAERVSRRSPGSVTIIREPEAKKVA
- a CDS encoding NAD(P)/FAD-dependent oxidoreductase → MERTVIIGGGDAGLIAAAYLERADETDVLLVSEREYHVFSFLLYDVITGTPLRRARLDIPSTFREKDVTFVRGLVEGIDATENRIDLRSGSLHFDTLLIAVGGVTAYNIDDRRHVFDIRTDAREIQSAVNSPNIRDVVVVGGGPVGVETTAALSSVADTDVTLVTSSRRLLPDFPPRASRIADRELRRRARLKTGTQVMEVTENGVVLDGDDTELNDLTVWAGGVRPNPVIENFGLARNECGLRVDSHLRCLDTNNVYAAGDVVDYPEKMKDGFSAGLEARAAAKNLLRGLRGQRPIEHDVRWHPRIVDLGGGNALLSVNGMVYHGRGPAFVRAVAVKGYPFYWKSRY
- a CDS encoding DUF7557 family protein → MTRTIELDDDLAERMESHLEDDETLEEFIAELVAIYEQEGRFLQEGP